The DNA segment GGGGAGGAGGCCGGGGTGCGGAGGATGGTGATGCTGCGGCTGACCTggccggcagcggcagcggtagcggcggcggcggcggaggaggaggaggaggaggaggagaaggagttgTACTTGCGGAGCTTGCGGAGGGGCGGGGGGCCGGCGATGGTGTCGTCCCACAGCTGGTCGAGAAGACCCATGTGGTTCGCTTTGCTCTCCTTCTTTCTCCCTCGAGAAGAGTTTTGAGACTCCGAAAGGAGAGACTTTTGCGCTCTCGTGTTGGGAGATCGGAGGGAGCTGAGGTTGGCATTTATCGAGGACGGCAGTGGGTTTGTTTTGAATAAGGTCAAAATTGGTCAAAATTAACCCTTTAAATTGGCTGGCTCAGCTTGGGTTTGATTTGGCTTCCTCCCTTctattttctattcttttcctTACCCTAAAATATGGATTCCATTAGTAGTTCCTCTACCTCTATTTTTAAGTAAAAATTATACACAAAAAATGGATTCTATATCTCTTTCCTTCCActgggaattaaaaaaaaaaaacctcagcTTACCTCTAACTGTAggtctttcttttttattttcaagtTAATGCATTCATTAAACACATATACCTAATAAGTAGGCACTTGCAGAATATGTATAAGAAAAGGGTAAAATTGCATATACATAATTCActtcaattaaaaaaaatgagtttaaGAGAAAAATGTTTAGGATTTTGACAATACTTAGTGACTCTTATTTATAAAAAttgatgaataaaatatttctaaaataaaaaaactttCAAAGAATATTTTTCAACATGATTGATTGAACTCATTACCAGAGGACCAATTTTGTGTATGATTTATTGAAACAAGGAGCTGAGAGGGAGAGCCAATTGATGTCAAGATGATATGCTTCTGGAATTAGTAGGCTACACAAGGCCTACCAGATTTAAGTGGTCTCTCTATTGGGAAGACCCTTGTGATATCTCTGGTTCATACAAGCAAAATAAGCATCAGCAAAAAATGATATAGCCATCTCACAATATTGATCTGCATGTATATTGGAAGTAGATACTAAAAGAATCACTTTTTCTAGGTTTTGCATGAAGATCAGAAGCTTTCACAAATCACAATTCACATAGACAATTGATGCTTCAAGTCTAACTGCTTAATCTTCCATCCAAAAGAGAGAATTTTAACTGTTTGATTCTACCTTAAGTGGATAAGAAACCTGGAGCTGGAAATAAAAGCTCATCACCACATCCATTTGTTGTCACTCATGAAATCAGTGTCACCACCACTGATAACTCTAATTGTGACAGGCATCTAATTTCAGCTTCTGGTAGCTGGCCTGAGAAATTTTTTGAAGACAAAGCACAAGCAATTTAGTCTTACATATTTGTAAGAGATTGATTGTACCAAACacaacttaaaaagaagagaaaatattCTTCAAAGTAGAGGAATGCCAACAACTGAAGTTACACATTGGAGAGGTCAACCAACTTATGTTAGGACAATCAGTATCTGAAGTGGAGGAGCTTTCTCACCTCCCTATCTTCAACAAGAAGACCATCTGACTAGAATAAAAAAAACAGACAATTATTATTAATGGTAGGTTCCATAATCTATTTTTCTGGGAATTAATCTCCATACAAGGAGGGAAGAACAGGAAGCTTCTGTATAGAGCCCATGGATTCCCACAACCCTAGTTGAAAGTGAAGGTTCTGAACATGATCCAATTGGTTTTCATTTTATCTATCTCAAGTTCATGAACATGGATTTTCCATTTCGGGTGTGCCATGTTATGTGGGGCATAAGAACCCTATTTTTTCACTCCTTTTCTCCTTCTTCTGCCCTTCTACTTCAATCATATAACTAGAGACAAGAAGATCCAGAATATTCCAAAGTGGATAAGGCAAGGTGACATGGGGAGCTTTGGATTTTTCATCCCTTAGGATCCTCATCATGAATAGACAAGTTGCCAAAAGTGCTATTTCCTCTTATTGCAGCTTTAACTTTTTGCCCTTAGAATGTGTAGAATTGCTTGCACAGGCTATTTAAAAGGGGAAAATAACTTCTGACAGGAGAGGCCAATCATTTCCAACAGTGAACAAGATTTATAGAAATATGCCATCATAATGAATTTCCAGTATGCATCTCTTTTTCACCTACTCTATACAACTAAATAGTTctcaaaaaaagaataaaaatgatgaCACCCATCCCAGCAGGAGATTGTTTTATTTACTAACATGAATATTCTTATATTCTCCATCTTTGGTGTTTCATCAAAATTGATTATTGTTTTGATAACTCAGACTTTCCTTATTCTAAATGTAGACATGACTGCTAAGCTAGAAATGACTGTGTTCATGGAACTAAATTGCTTAAATGTCTTACTATTTGATTCCAAATTGTAATACACtagtagttctttttttttttttttttttgagatcatCACTCGAAGCCAAATCAAATAAGGGATGCAACCCAAAGAGGAAAAAGAGTTCCTTTATTTCTTATGGATTCCCGATTTGCATATTTTCTTAACAAACGACAACAAAATATTTTATGTCAACTGTAACATATTTAACCAGAGGTTTCTATTAGAagaaatacaacaacaacaacaacaatgaccCATAATGTCCCAATTACTTGAGGGCCAGAGATCTTAGTTACCCCTCTAATCTAGCTACTTCCTTATGGAAAATCCAAGAGAATGCAACAAATTAATATAGACCACGACAAGAGGAAGCCCTCTGAAGTAATGAAGCAAGATAATAATAGCAAATAAAAGCAGAAAACaaagctgagagagagagagagagagagagagagagagagagagagagaaaacttcctataaaaaaaaattaagcgaGCCGAAATCCCAAGTGTAAATAAGAACACACACATACCCACATATACACCCACATGCTTACCAATTTTTTGGTGTTAAAAATAGACAAGAAATATAGATAATACcaacaaacagaaaaaaaaaaacaaaaaaaaaacaaataagtgCATTGATTCATGCACTCTATGTAGAATTGCTCTAATGCTTATTCTCTATCTTGGTATGTCTACAAGGTAGACCTTGTAAAGGGACATCAAGTCAGAAAAGTGAAACAGCTTAGATCTTTTAAACTGTGCCACTTGCTCTAGTCTCATTTAATAGCATCTCTGCACTACAGGAAACTTATAGACCTACAGGCACATATCTGCAAGGGACAGAGGCTCAGTTACTTCCCTTGGGTCCTTATTGTCTTTCTTTTATCTTACCTGGATCATCTCTTCGATTTAGTTGTATATGCAAAAGAACAATGTCTCTCAACTCGAGTATCTGATACCTCTTGTCCTGTCAACAGGGGAAAAAGCTTCCCTTGTTGCCTTTTGGGAACCACTAAGTTGGATTGCAACCACTTACAAGCTTAGACACTGCATTTATTTGGAATTGTCAATGCAAGAACCTTGAATCTGGACATAATAGTATTCTTGTTCCCTCCccttctttcttctattttgttCATGTACTTTTAGGGGTTTGTATTAGGCCAACCTACAAGTCCTGAGTTCTTTAAATCTTTGATAAGTTAGCTATGTGAATGCACCTGTCCACATTGGTTTACCTTTCAGTATATAATTTGCTTTCAGCACATCCTGTTCAACTTTTTTCCCAAATTTGTCCAAATAGATGTCTCTTACAAGTTTCTTGTGGCTTAGTGTTGCTTTACTATTGTAAAGTTACTATGATAAGTCTGCTTATGGGTTTGGTTTCATTGAATAAATGCCTGTTTCTTCTGTGTGtcaccaaatggattcaaatcctTTAGTAGCAAAACTTAATATATGGTGGTCATTGTCATCCTAACCTAGCTGAATTATAATTTAACTTGGTAAAGAAGCATTTGATAAGTCTTCAATCGAGAAATTTATTTGAATAAAAGAAGTACATGAAATTGAGCAGAGGACCATGCCGACCATCCTACAATTACAAGTTCCAGTCTACCAGCCTACCACTACTACTAGTAATCATTTTCTACAGTGCAAGGTTGAAGAACTGCAGGGTAGGAAGTTTTACCTGAAACACTCAGAAGAGTGAAATAAATACAGGTGCAATTCTAGAACTCTAAGCTGAGACCTTAGCATTGTGAGATGAATTGTCATGCTTGGATGATGCCTTTTGCTTTCTTCTGTTCCTTCTCTTGCTGTTGCTGCCTCTTCCTTTTGAGGATTGCCCTGCATCCTTTGTCTGCCAATGCAGATTTAAAATTCAGAAGgtgactaataaaaatattataccatACAGAAGTGCTGATCCAAAACATGGAAGAAGTTGCAAGGCATTCAGATAGAAGGATTAAAAAGGTGGCAAGCATAGTTAGCTGTCTGAATCTGCTTCAAGCATGGCAACTTATAGATTATCCTACATCTTAAAATTATTCTCTCAAAGAAGCCACCTCATTCCAGTTGCTATATTTGAAGTTATAAAGTAGATGTGTCCCGATCTGACTTGGTAAAGCCATGCCTCTATCATTCTCAACCTCCACAAATCATCAGCCTGCCAGGTCAAATTATGTGGCAGAAACTAGATATCATCTGATGAACTGCCTCTTCTGGCATGCTACTTTGTGTATTTCCAGAAAAAGATGGCAACCGAAAAACATGCTCAAAATGATGTGATACCAACATCCACTTTCTTCAGAATCTTACTGCAGGAACCACTCTTTCTGTCAAACTAaatagggtgattgctcaagctaaGCAATCAACATCAATAACAATGTCAAGTGGCTGGTAATAACTTAGTAGGCAAATAAATGCTGACTGTCATGAATCACTTTTTTCTACATCAAGTAGTGCTCTGaagaaaatatctaaatttcaaACAGTAATGCATGGTGAACACACAAAATGCATATAGGAAACCAATGATGCATGAATGTCATAGTGAATTGAGTGTGATATGTTTGCCTTTCCACATGCAATGAAAGCACCATGTTGGTGTGCCATTGCTAACACATCAACACCAGTATAAGTGCCTTTTTCTGTGTTACTGATTGCTATATGTTGCATATGTGTATGTGACAAAGATTGACCTAATCCTATGAACTGCCAACTTCTGTAGCATGTCAAATTCAATGTAACCTATAACAATGTTGGTAGGATGAACTCGGAGGACAAGTAGCCAAGAAATGCTTGGGTGAGTCCAGTGCATAGCTGTATGGATGAAGATGAAGAACTCAATGGACATGTGAGAGAGACACAAGGGTGCAGGAACAAGTACTGAGAACTTTCTCTGCAAGTTTGGGACCCGCAGCAACAGCAGGTACGTGGAGATCCCTGGGAGGAGTGGGGATGGGAAGAGTGGACTCGGCGACTCACCCCGAGGCAGAACCCAATGGCGGCCGGGTCCAACTCGTCCGGCTTCCGCTTGCCCGAGTCCATCGCCGAGTTGTCCCGTTTGTTGCCGCAGGACGCCGCGCCCGAGGTGGCCGAGGAGTGGCCGCAGAATCCCGCGTCCAGATCGTCGTGGAACATCTCCACGAACATCTGCTGCAGCTGCTCGAAGCTCTCCTGGCCGCTCCCCTGCACCGACGCCCCGTCGCCTCAAACGAGAAGAAGCACAAATGAGATGAATTCAGAGCAACTCAAAGACAAGCGACTTACACAGCGTTTGGTTTGCCTCATCATTTGCGCCATCTCCCCAAGAAACTCCACCATCCCCTGCGACGAAAGGGGTGATCGAGAGAAACAAGGGAAAAAATCGAGGAATCGCACCAAAGTAAAAGTTGGTTTACCTCTTCGTCTTTGTCGTCGTCTTTGTCGTAGGCTCCAACATCGTACAGAAATCTCTTGTTGGAGTCGGAGAGAACTGTGCCTCAACATGACAGAAGAACGGGAACCCATAAAAATGCCTCTTTTTTGTGTGTATGGAACGAGCAGACTACGATTTTGCTGAATCACGGAGCAGATACCTCTAGCTTCGTATCTTTGTCATCATTTGATGACATGGTCTGTAGAGATCAGGGAAAAGGTGGGTGCAGACGGGAGGAAAAGACGGGGAACGAACCAGAGTAGGCTTTCTGGATCTCCTGGAACTGCTGCTTCGCTTCCTTCATGCGAATCTCATTACCCGACGCCGAGCACTTATCGGGATGCCACTTCTGTCGCGAACAGTAGGGAAAAGATGACAGTTTTCAGTAGAAACAAAGAGTTCGCGTCGATTCCAAAAGTTCTACTCGACCAACAAGAAGAAGGTAACGaagcaaaacgaaaaaggtttcagagTTGAGTGACGCAAAAGAATTACGCGCAGGTCGCATTGATTCCTTGCGCCACGAATCAATGATATCGAGATCAAAAGGAAAGATCATAAAACCCCAAGCCTTCAGAGGAATAATTATAGACAAAAGTTGCCGTTCTTCCAAAGATCCGACTTTTGATGTATGGAGGTCTGAGATCAACGATGATCATGACGAAGAGTGGGGATTCTCGATTCAGCACAATACCAAAGCGAGCTTCTTGTACGCATTCCTGAGCTCCGCCTCGGAGCACTCCTTCTTCAAACCCAGCACCGAGTAGAAATCGCCGCTTGCATCCATGTCGCCCGCCATTGCAGCAAAACCACCGCCACCGAAAAGCAGATTCCGCCTCTATCCCCCTCCTCGCGCCGCCGCAAACCTGGATAGAACAAGTCGAAGAACTCACACAACGTAGTAGTACCAACCCATTACATCTCCAACACGTAACTACAAGAGCCTCGAGAACCCCCCACGGCACGCCCTCCACGAATCCCCCACAGGAAATCGGTGAGTTCCTCTCGATCATTCCTCCCCCTTTAAAGTGGCAGCAGGGCTCCCCCGCGGTAACTATCACCCCACCCTTATCTTTTCCAGCCTCGAGTGGAACCGTGATCCCACCGTAGGATGGGTGTCCATGATGCGTCCCGACGGTCCAGATCGGTTAATACAAGATATTTTTGTCGCCTCTCCAGAAAGTTCCGTGGTTGGGGCCCGTTCTGGACGCCCACTTCCACCGTGACATTTACGGGATTGCCACTGTAGCTGTGAGAGAGCGGGAGAGGTGGCGGAAAGCCTCCCTTAACGGGTAAAAGCCGGGGCGGGAGAAAACGGACATATTCATACGCGAGAAAATGAAacgttttgttttccttttttttttttttggaaaaaaattcatataaataagtctctataaataatattattttttttatatttattcttataattttaaCTTTAGCACATATGTCACTTGAAATCCCATCTCACATAAATACTTTATGTTGAATATAATTTGACCAATTAAGGAGATATATTAAGATACAGTGTTATATAAGAAATATTCGTCCATTCGATACGTAGCAACATAGTAAAAATGAACCTTGATCAAGAATTGGGCCACGTAAATATCAACCTAATATTAAATATCAAAgaaatattctattcatatcatatcatatttttTTCGAGTTAAACCCATTATAAAAAGCTCACTACGTCATACATTAGATATTGTTTACTCAAAACTTTCACTTTTCATTTCGAGATTCTTGCTTCTCATTagattttttgattttaatcttATGAACATCGATTACTATTCAAATCTCCCTTTGGGTCACATCGAAGTATCAGAATGATCATATCAGAAACTACATGCAAGTTTTGCAAGTGACATTGAGGCATCAGAAAGGAGCATTACATCGTCGAAGATCTAGTTCGGGAAGTGAGATTGCTCAGCTCAATTTCAACTTTGTTATATAGGTCGGTAACCAGTGCCTAAGTGGGTCTTAAGGTGGTTGTCGTCTCTGTCTTATTGCCACTGTCCATTGCTACATCGTCAACTACCTTTGTTATATATTGTCGCTCAAAGCCATTACAACCCTCCATTACACCACGAAGAGTCAACACCATTGTTATCCATTGTCGCTCGAGGCCAATATTATCTTTCATTGGGCCAACACCACCCAAAGTCACTATTGCTTATGCTgcataatattttcattgcatattaaaatattattatttgttattattgatattgataagTATTTTCGGATTCTTAGAGACAATGTTTTAGAAGGATCAAgatgttgaatcttaaatttgtgATAATGAAATCTATTTATTAGactaatatatttttgagatgaatgatacaagaaatatATCTATTATATATTCGGATCATCGAAGGAGCTAACATCGagctggaggattggtcgatgtgctaAAGAATGAGCTTTGTGCTAGAGGTTCAAACATCATACAAGAAGGATCGAATATTAtaatagaagattagatgtcatgATGAAGATGCTAATTATAGataccagcaagccaatcacgtgagtgataacataaCATgttatccttttgcttattatattatttagtattttattattttatattatttattgtatgtataaatatattgtgatgtcatatatttttgcaatgagaatcggatcgtgataagatcatgataatgagtctgattcacctttaaatgcaTACtctaataatcctgatcataggttacttgagagggacatcgagataaccagatagactggtatgttgtatacccgtccatatgatagaggtggctggtctcatagttgctcgtttgGGGATATTATggctacagtgcaggtgctcattggagaatgagttaattgattgatccgctcgctGAATACTGGATAGTTAATTATATCTCaatgtcaaacaacgatttcgtcgtcccaatggtgtacacatttcttagacttgagagatactgaagatgtcctgtatgagtactcaactctttgatatcaaacttataggtaTAGAAGTTTCAAATATAATACAGTCGATTATCGAGAGtaacaaccaaccttacgagggttattgagtatcgatagaggatcatccactcttggtgtcatgagataaatatcccatgtattcttactcaaacaaatcccgagccatggtcattcgaattgagagagaaagagttatccgaaAGAATCCGATTATAGTAAGACTtaaggagaaaccgtatgggcatgATAGCACTATAcccggtatacagtctttgggatattatataGATAAGTGACtaatacacggtaactaaggacagatagatttaaaagattagattcccttgtatcgtttggtgaCTATGGCTTAGTAGCCTAGTATATCCACAgtcaataagtcgagtgaatttttATGgagataattcacttagttagaaagagttctaacatgtatgagtcatgatcagctcgatattaggcctagaaggtcacatatATATAGTAAGTGTTATGATGAGTAAATGTTATGAGATATCTGTcaaagcccttatcttattagataagggttaagctcctgaattattggatcatatggatgagatccaaaaaAAGTAAATGAGAgactattagatagagatctactaatctaagaggctttggtagtttgatgaagatctaatacccaatatggtatgatctattatggttaagttgatagagagcCTTTATAAATTGGAGAGAACTATAGGGCTATAGGTTAAGGTTTCTTGGTTGTCACcatatattctcctctccccttcttctcgTTAGATAACAAGTGTAGAGATTTGAACAACTATCtgaggagcatcttcatagctcctattgtgtggatcatcatTAGAGAGAAGGATGTTTGACCTCTtttatcctctcccacagatatgtaggaattcagggatatacgatcttcctagataATACAATCTCCATAGTATGCGTAGTTTTCAGTTTCGtgggtttttacgcaccaatctttgtaAGACGATAAACACATTTTTTAAAAttctaagattttattttatgttcttttaatGCGCATATAATGTTGTCCCTAAATTTTCCCATAGAAGACGATATGTCTAAAGGAGCGAGTCGTAAGATATGAAGTCATAATAAAAGCTTCATGTTGTACTTATTAAagttattggattaaaattaaaGTGCTCTATGTCAATTTGAGTCAATTTCGAGCTAATTTTGAGCCTCAACTTGTAGTAACCTTTGGGCTAAGGTTTGGGTCAAAATTAGGCATGTTAGAAAGCTAGATAAGTGGCTTATATGAAGCATGGGTCGAAATTTTGAGTTAGTTGACAACATAAAAAGTGTTATACTATTGATGATAATACCATTTAAGAcaatgatggtaccacctaagaTAGTGATGGTATTACTCAATTTAAATTTTACGATGGTAGTACCGTCGAAGTCTAGATTTATGGCTCATGTCAAAAGTTGTGATAGTAGTATCGCTCAATGtcaatggtagtaccacctatatctcgaaattttgatgatttaaaattttgactCCATATTTGAAGtcttttggggtctataaatatctcacttagACTTAGTTGATGAAACATTCATTTTTAAGATAGTGAAATATTATAAgctcttatttttttatcatgatttaaGTCTTGTTCTCCTCATTTTGAGTTTAGTTATAATACTAAGTTGTAGGAGGTAAGagatcttttataaaaaaaactaaTATAAGGATTATCTCCCAAGTTTGAAAAAGAATaaagttgtaaaaaaaaaatagtggatctTCACTCATTAAAAAGAAGATCAATTGTGAAAGTTGGTAATCTCAAGGGAAGAGGAATTAGAAATAGATGTAGGTAAGAAAACAAAACTACGATTTGCCtcattttatttatcttttatttatgatttagtattattatttttactcgTAACTTTAACTTGATCAATTGagtttttgaaatatattattttctcaatcaaattttaaaattgattaaaaatattataacactaATTCTTAAGGGTTTATATTTTAAGGCCTATAATGAGAGCTATCCTCCCGGGCTTAGTTATATTCTAAGACTTTTATAGTgggtaaaagaaaaaagataaatttttcaGAGTTTATGTGAGAAGATATATAAGAGAATTTGAATTCACACGAAGAAGAATTTGATTTTTCTCTATGGACGTAGATAAGGAGTTATCAAACTACATTAATGTCACATCTAACTTTTTAATATATTCTTGATTATtaatatctaaataatttttattttaaaattctccCTTCCTCCTCTCTAAGCGATATAAATTCTAAGAGATCCGTTATCAAAGATTCAATAAGGATGAGTGACACAGATTGAAAGAGTAAGAAgtaaaaatattctctttttagAAGGCATAAAAGTGGATAAAATACTCACAAGTTATTATTTGAATCGATAAGTATTTAAAGATTTTTGGAACTAGTGTCTTAAGAGATAAAGAATCCTAATATAAGAAGTTGTAGTGAAATaagaagatataaaaaaattatgatttaattcttttataaatatcttttatatttttagatttttgtttaagtaCTCTATAGAGCCTCTTTATTCTTTCAGGCCTTAAAAGAAAGTTATCTGTAGGATTTTTAAAGAaggtaaaagaaaatatataaattctttagAATTTATGTTAGAAGGCATATATTGTAATTTATCGAATCATATTAATCTTATATTGATTTTCTATTATATTCTCGATTATTATTCttcgaatatatattttttattttagaattctcctctccttcctcgTGACCATACCATTCCTACCCTTGTTATTGTTGATGTCGTTGTTCACCATCCATGGCTCCGCTACACTGCCCATCGCTTCCATGCCTTTGTGCTGCAGCTACCATTGCCACTACTGCTGTAGCTTATCGTCACCTTCGTTGTCATTTTAGTTGCTTGAAGCCGCTGCTGGGCCTTGCATCATTGGCCGTGGCCAATCGCCGAATGTCTTCCATGCGACATCGTCCGTGAGCAACAAGGCTTGCGTTGAGCCACCGGTGCAGTACCACCCAACGTCGCTGGTGCCGCTACCCATGCGCCGCTGTCCCTCGATGTTGCATCCCCAACTTTGACCTCGTTCGGCGCCACATTTACAGCTTCATCCACGTCCTCCACCATCACCCGCGTGTCATATCTCTAAGATGACTGTCGCGATATTCCAAGTCTGCCTCGTCGGCCCCAACATTCTAAGTTCATCGCATCTTCCACGTACAAACAACCCAAAGTCTGATGGATGTCGAGGATGCTTGTGACTTCTCAAGCAATCGACATTATCTCTTCCATCCGTACTCCCTAAACAAAACTATTTTCTCGCATTTGATGCGTCATAATAAGGTAATTCATACGCGACGCAGCCTCGACGGCCAATACATCCCTCGACGCTCGGTGCTCCTGACGTGGCCTTCCTGCCCAATGCGTCTCTCGATGATCGACATGTCGTCGGCAATGAGTCCCCTCACACTCGATGAGCCATAATCAAGCGGACAACCGATGTGACCGTCGTGTTTCCGTGGGTAACTCGTACAGAACACCCTAACAGGATTCTCGTGGCCAAAACATCTAGCgatactcgagcgaaagctttgAAGACACTCTTCGATGGATTTTTCATACAGGTTATAGTCATCTGAGGTCCAGAAGACACACATTGCACTCCGGCATAAACAAGACTTCCTAAAGTATAATGGAGGGCATATGATACGATTGATACTTCGAATCAATCAAGACCCAACAGATAGAGCCGAGCAGCACAAAAATAAACATCGAGCTCATTGTGTTTGAACAATGATTTGTAGAATTCTTGGGGCCGAGACCATACTCACTCTCTCGTGGATTTATCCATTAGGACAACAAAGATCTGATCAGGGCCATAGGAGGGATTTGGGAGCCCCCACGAGGGATCTTTGTCCTGTTTTATTTACCAGAAAACCCAAAGAATCATGAAGCATACCATGTGCTCCTCAGACACCCACTGCGTGCACCGTCAAAccatgtgctctctctctctgtctctctctctttctctgtctgGCTTCCTTTTGGATGCTCAGGACCTGCATCTGCAACATTGCATGCATGGCGATCTGCAGTGCATTCGCTTGCCCGACTTCTTGAGCTTCTTTTTGATGCATAGGTCGTGTGGATATCAAGGAAAACAAGCCAAAGATTTTGGTCCCATGATGACGGGATTATTTAGAAAAGATCGTGTTTCTCCGTCTAGTAGAATTGGTTGCAGTGCAAAGAAGAAAAAGGCACAAGATGGAGCAACAATGGCTAACCTAACCCT comes from the Musa acuminata AAA Group cultivar baxijiao chromosome BXJ2-8, Cavendish_Baxijiao_AAA, whole genome shotgun sequence genome and includes:
- the LOC135619782 gene encoding dormancy-associated protein homolog 3-like isoform X2; this encodes MGLLDQLWDDTIAGPPPLRKLRKYNSFSSSSSSSSAAAAATAAAAGQVSRSITILRTPASSPRSPSSPTSAPDSPVAPPGPRGDWKRLQRKSVPAAEGMQTVESRNPTVYDWVVISSLEK
- the LOC135619781 gene encoding uncharacterized protein LOC135619781, whose product is MAGDMDASGDFYSVLGLKKECSEAELRNAYKKLALKWHPDKCSASGNEIRMKEAKQQFQEIQKAYSVLSDSNKRFLYDVGAYDKDDDKDEEGMVEFLGEMAQMMRQTKRCGSGQESFEQLQQMFVEMFHDDLDAGFCGHSSATSGAASCGNKRDNSAMDSGKRKPDELDPAAIGFCLGTKDAGQSSKGRGSNSKRRNRRKQKASSKHDNSSHNAKVSA